From Penicillium psychrofluorescens genome assembly, chromosome: 1, one genomic window encodes:
- a CDS encoding uncharacterized protein (ID:PFLUO_002067-T1.cds;~source:funannotate) has protein sequence MQLGLSENLSALVARRFIAAKEGGHLVFSSTHLSTINAAGISYQLRYCPALAKKPTNSAAKPSAGSNPKPPKPDPFADPSPDLLVAQFPPSRPTHALVLNKFPVIPDHFILATTEWRSQTDLLDKDDLEATYECLRAWPAQNHNPEGRLFAFFNSGDESGASQPHRHLQFLPVEAMRQQPECEGWSPLIDQFSSSPTQSHSNKSVPLTLQQFPIAAYALPIPSNPSPDTLFSIYQTLYHAAVAATQGRDAHQGPTTQPPPTGPSLISYNLAMTLSTMMICPRRHETATVPVDSDAAVDILDFGVVSLNGTILAGTLMVKAESEWDTLRENPELLTKVLEWIGFPRTDSRGSSYL, from the exons ATGCAATTGGGCCTGTCCGAGAATCTCTCTGCCCTAGTGGCCCGGCGCTTCATTGCAGCCAAAGAGGGTGGCCATCTAGTCTTCTCCTCAACCCATCTGTCCACAATTAATGCCGCAGGGATATCA TACCAACTCCGCTACTGCCCAGCCCTCGCAAAGAAACCCACCAATTCCGCCGCAAAGCCCTCCGCAGGCTCCAACCCCAAACCCCCGAAACCGGACCCCTTTGCAGACCCATCCCCGGATCTGCTGGTAGCGCAGTTCCCGCCCTCTCGGCCAACGCACGCGCTCGTGCTGAACAAGTTCCCTGTTATTCCGGACCATTTCATTCTCGCCACAACAGAATGGCGATCCCAGACAGATCTGCTGGACAAAGACGACCTCGAGGCGACATATGAGTGTTTGCGGGCGTGGCCTGCTCAAAACCACAACCCCGAGGGGAGGTTATTTGCCTTTTTCAACTCTGGAGATGAGAGCGGGGCCAGTCAGCCACATCGACATCTGCAGTTCCTCCCCGTTGAGGCGATGCGGCAACAGCCCGAGTGCGAGGGATGGAGTCCTCTCATTGACCagttctcttcttctcctaCCCAATCGCACTCCAACAAGTCCGTCCCGTTAACCCTCCAACAATTCCCAATTGCGGCTTACGCTCTACCCATTCCGTCCAATCCATCGCCAGATACCCTCTTCTCTATATATCAGACATTATACCACGCAGCTGTGGCAGCGACACAAGGGAGAGACGCACACCAAGGCCCTACCACACAACCTCCTCCGACGGGACCGTCGTTGATTAGTTACAATCTGGCCATGACGCTCTCAACGATGATGATTTGTCCCCGGCGACATGAGACTGCTACCGTGCCAGTTGACTCGGACGCGGCGGTCGATATTCTTGACTTTGGTGTTGTTTCTTTGAACGGCACGATTCTGGCGGGCACGCTTATGGTTAAAGCCGAGAGTGAGTGGGATACTTTGAGGGAGAACCCGGAGCTTTTGACGAAGGTGCTGGAGTGGATCGGGTTTCCCAGGACTGACTCGAGGGGATCGTCTTATTTGTGA
- a CDS encoding uncharacterized protein (ID:PFLUO_002066-T1.cds;~source:funannotate), with product MLAMESTRSRPAQQYFQQMAMDPNLVDVFAHPMESVVPYTTSYYDTPAIFAESDLHKISSMPTTPPAAQPSEPFSSAPSIPSASSSAIGSPYSGTAQAFQDNWVNTGYGLGLPSAVMNDPMSNEYMGSTIDMDGFYQEKFPDNFVVDPSLIQPVQSAPGFSPPLISYPEQPNPTYSAVPNNFLPHSPAGSSVPYGENVDRFSPQLHPEPRPGMLSASSHSRPVSAYDRRSSISSIRSRHTQQSPALSSLEPDEETREKGQCPHPDCGRVFKDLKAHMLTHQSERPEKCPIVNCDYHIKGFARKYDKNRHTLTHYKGTMVCGFCPGSGSSVEKSFNRADVFKRHLTSVHGVEQTPPNCRKRSPTASTKKGMNYGSDATGKCSTCSATFSNAQDFYEHLDDCVLRVVQQEEPSEAINQQRLAEVAADDEVKKTMEKHQLVDAAGPVDHSDDNYDHDEDDSHDSSNWRAGRGALKSSKANTSAPSRPIIGSGNAVSKPSSSNTNTKGARTVPTRRRNNRGNYPQSWGCPNGSMKTKKRVLCVFDGQRRLWKDEMMLNNDFEVRLRLPGGAGDGTNRDAYVTDLDMETMKRAEGLLDATDDERGPWFEGPEAHMMGQPAMLLPELGAHDDEISIHDLMG from the exons ATGCTGGCTATGGAGTCTACCAGATCGCGACCAGCGCAGCAGTATTTCCAGCAGATGGCAATGGACCCTAACCTGGTCGACGTCTTCGCCCATCCCATGGAGAGCGTTGTGCCCTACACTACCTCCTACTACGATACCCCGGCGATCTTCGCCGAGTCCGACCTCCACAAGATCTCTTCCATGCCCACTACTCCGCCTGCCGCGCAACCCTCAGAACCTTTCTCATCCGCCCCTTCTATCCCCAgcgcctcttcctccgccattGGCTCCCCATACTCCGGAACGGCTCAAGCCTTCCAGGACAACTGGGTGAACACCGGCTACGGCTTGGGCTTGCCCTCGGCCGTCATGAATGATCCCATGTCCAATGAGTACATGGGCAGTACTATCGATATGGACGGGTTTTACCAGGAGAAATTCCCGGACAATTTTGTTGTCG ACCCTTCATTGATCCAGCCCGTGCAATCAGCCCCTGGATTTTCACCACCGCTCATCTCCTACCCCGAACAGCCCAACCCAACGTACTCGGCAGTGCCAAACAacttcctccctcactcGCCGGCCGGATCGTCGGTCCCCTACGGCGAGAATGTAGATCGGTTCTCTCCGCAATTACATCCCGAGCCGCGGCCGGGAATGCTGTCGGCGAGCTCTCACTCCCGGCCCGTGTCGGCCTATGACCGCCggtcctccatctcctccatccgCTCCCGGCACACACAGCAGAGCCCGGCTCTGAGTAGCCTCGAGCCAGACGAAGAGACTCGAGAAAAGGGCCAATGCCCGCACCCGGACTGCGGACGGGTCTTCAAAGACCTCAAGGCCCACATGCTCACACACCAGTCCGAACGGCCGGAAAAATGTCCGATCGTGAACTGCGATTATCACATCAAGGGCTTCGCCCGCAAATACGATAAGAACCGCCACACGCTGACCCACTACAAGGGCACGATGGTGTGCGGGTTCTGCCCGGGATCTGGTTCGTCCGTAGAGAAGAGCTTCAACCGGGCGGACGTGTTCAAGCGCCATCTGACCTCGGTGCACGGCGTGGAACAAACGCCGCCCAACTGCCGCAAGCGCAGCCCCACCGCGTCCACCAAGAAGGGCATGAACTACGGCAGCGATGCGACAGGCAAATGCTCGACCTGTTCCGCCACGTTCAGCAACGCCCAGGACTTCTACGAGCATCTGGACGACTGTGTCCTGCGCGTGGTGCAACAAGAGGAACCGTCCGAGGCCATCAACCAGCAGCGACTGGCCGAGGTCGCCGCGGAcgacgaggtgaagaagacgatggAGAAGCATCAGCTGGTCGACGCGGCAGGACCCGTCGACCACTCGGACGACAATTACGATCACGACGAAGATGACTCTCACGACTCCTCGAACTGGCGGGCTGGCCGAGGCGCCCTCAAGTCTTCCAAGGCAAACACCTCTGCTCCCTCGCGTCCTATTATCGGCAGCGGCAACGCCGTCTCCAAGCCATCATCGTCCAACACAAACACCAAAGGCGCGCGTACCGTACCGACACGTCGCCGCAACAACCGCGGCAATTACCCGCAGTCGTGGGGCTGCCCTAACGGCAGcatgaagaccaagaagcgcGTGCTCTGCGTCTTTGACGGCCAGCGTCGTCTATGGAAAGATGAGATGATGCTCAACAACGACTTCGAGGTGCGCCTCCGTCTCcccggcggcgctggtgacGGTACAAACCGCGACGCCTACGTCACGGACTTGGATATGGAGACGATGAAGCGCGCCGAGGGCCTCCTCGACGCCACGGATGATGAGCGGGGCCCCTGGTTTGAGGGCCCCGAGGCCCACATGATGGGCCAGCCGGCGATGCTCCTGCCGGAGCTGGGCGCGCACGATGACGAGATCTCCATCCATGACTTGATGGGCTGA
- a CDS encoding uncharacterized protein (ID:PFLUO_002068-T1.cds;~source:funannotate): MMSEPDIKAYPQAKYIYESLEHIDQSFNTMAASNTCPLVQPTPVFQTSNNFSLLTRTEEIPSLSSSFDFVDLPQDIPAIPSGVWFQPLADDDIQKSFGSTCSTADSSSPGWLPLTMTSSAEMWRSCSIPDSSTEDLGLANAGYYSDDWSVPNISTASEQLVASPVVTRAHEMHALQQYPVSSMSPSSPTTSDNSHRSFVALRPSFSHGWELQPCSNHNHPNTESIFVDNSNSHALDQKLQERSQTPSATEDVHSSSSQPCQDTSGITVGLHYTDSRNAFLIDWKRRGLSYKDIKRLGGFKEAESTLRGRFRTLTKAKEQRVRKPKWHEEDWLTDMVDQVKLLIEAVNACFSEFSGFSSSRGPPRKSAEILPKVSWKKVAQHIWSHGGSYHFGNATCKKKWCELNNIQV; this comes from the exons ATGATGTCCGAGCCAGACATAAAGGCTTATCCTCAAGCAAAATACATCTACGAATCTCTGGAACACATCGACCAGTCCTTCAACACAATGGCAGCCAGTAACACTTGCCCTCTAGTTCAACCAACTCCCGTCTTTCAAACATCAAACAACTTTTCTCTCCTCACCAGGACCGAGGAGATACCATCACTCTCGTCATCCTTTGATTTTGTGGACTTGCCGCAAGACATACCCGCCATTCCTAGCGGTGTCTGGTTTCAGCCTCTGGCAgacgatgatatccagaagAGCTTCGGCTCGACATGCTCTACAGCtgacagcagcagccccgGCTGGCTTCCATTGACAATGACAAGCAGTGCCGAGATGTGGCGCTCGTGCTCCATCCCAGACTCTTCAACCGAAGATTTAGGGCTGGCAAATGCTGGGTATTACAGCGATGACTGGTCCGTGCCGAATATCAGCACCGCCAGTGAGCAGCTCGTGGCTAGCCCAGTTGTCACTCGTGCACACGAGATGCACGCCCTACAACAGTATCCTGTCTCCTCCATGTctccatcctcgccaacaacCAGCGATAACAGTCACCGCTCATTTGTTGCACTCAGGCCCTCCTTCAGTCACGGATGGGAACTGCAGCCTTGCTCTAACCATAACCACCCAAACACCGAGTCGATATTCGTCGACAACAGTAACAGTCACGCCCTTGACCAAAAGTTACAGGAGCGCAGCCAAACCCCCTCGGCAACAGAGGACGTCCATTCATCCTCTTCACAGCCATGTCAAGACACATCAGGAATCACAGTCGGTCTGCACTACACCGACTCGCGCAACGCCTTCCTGATCGACTGGAAGCGGCGCGGACTATCGTACAAGGATATCAAGCGCCTTGGCGGGTTCAAGGAAGCCGAGTCGACGCTTCGGGGCAGGTTTCGCACTCTCACTAAAGCGAAAGAGCAGCGGGTGAGGAAGCCGAAGTGGCATGAGGAGGAT TGGCTGACCGACATGGTGGATCAGGTCAAGCTCCTCATCGAAGCAGTCAACGCCTGCTTCTCGGAATTCAGTGGGTTTTCGTCTTCTCGGGGCCCACCGCGCAAGAGCGCAGAGATCCTGCCCAAGGTGTCGTGGAAGAAAGTCGCGCAGCATATCTGGAGCCATGGCGGATCGTATCATTTTGGGAATGCGACTTGTAAGAAGAAGTGGTGTGAGCTTAACAATATCCAGGTTTAA